The genomic segment TCGGCTCTGGTGGGACTGGGATCGAAGGCGAGCATCTTCACCACGACTCTCGGCCCCGATGGCGATCTCCCGGAGAGGGTGGACGGGGCCGCGCAACTCGAGGAGCGTCAAGGTACCGCCGTGGCGGCCCGTCGAGTCTCCAAAGTTTGACGGCGGCGCCCATCCCCCCCGGTACACTCAGGTCATGTCGCACAGCGATTTTGCGCAGCTTCCCTTCGACCTGGCCGAATTCGCGGACAACCCGGAACCCCGTTGCCCGGTGCTCTTGCTGCTGGACAACAGCGGGAGCATGCAGGGCAACAAAATTCAGCAGTTGAACGAAGGATTGATGCACTTTCGGGACGATCTGGCGAACGATGCGTTGGCGGCGGCCCGGTGTGAAGTGGCCATCGTCAGCTTCGGCCCGGTGCGTGAGGTCATGGATTTCACCTCGGCGGAGCACTTCGTCCCGCCCCAGTTGAAAGCGGAGCAGGACACCCCACTCGGTGCGGCCGTGCTGCGGGGACTGGAGATGCTCAAGCGCCGCAAGGAGGCCATCCGGCAGGGAGGCGTGGGGCTGTACCGCCCGTGGGTCTTCCTGATCACGGACGGGGCACCGACGGACAACTGGCAGCAGGCGGCGCAGGAGATCAAGCGCGGGCAGGAGAACAAGGCCTTCGCCTTCTTCGCGGTGGGCGTGCAGGGGGCCAACATGGACCTGTTGCGTCAGCTGTCTCATACGGACCCGCTAATGCTGGACGGGGTGAAGTTCCGTGAACTGTTCCAGTGGCTGTCGGCCAGTCTCAAGAGCGTGTCCCAGAGCACGCCGGGGGACAAGGTCACCCTGGCCAGCCCCAAGGGTTGGGCTGAGGTCTAATCTTGTCCGCGTGGCGCTACATACACGCCTCCGCGATGGGCACGGCGCACGTTGGCACGGGGCAGCCCTGTCAGGACAGTCAGGCCGTCAAGGTGGTGACCAACGGACAGGACGAACCCCTGTTGCTGCTGGTGACCTCAGACGGGGCGGGCAGCGCTCAGCACTCTCACGAGGGCAGCCGTGAAGTCTGCGAGGAAACCCTGAGGTGGCTGCAGCACCGTTTGAGTGACGGGGCGCAGTTCCTGGACGGGGGAGACGGACTC from the Deinococcus sp. NW-56 genome contains:
- a CDS encoding VWA domain-containing protein; protein product: MSHSDFAQLPFDLAEFADNPEPRCPVLLLLDNSGSMQGNKIQQLNEGLMHFRDDLANDALAAARCEVAIVSFGPVREVMDFTSAEHFVPPQLKAEQDTPLGAAVLRGLEMLKRRKEAIRQGGVGLYRPWVFLITDGAPTDNWQQAAQEIKRGQENKAFAFFAVGVQGANMDLLRQLSHTDPLMLDGVKFRELFQWLSASLKSVSQSTPGDKVTLASPKGWAEV